A portion of the Manduca sexta isolate Smith_Timp_Sample1 chromosome 20, JHU_Msex_v1.0, whole genome shotgun sequence genome contains these proteins:
- the LOC115445721 gene encoding uncharacterized protein LOC115445721 isoform X3, which yields MARWPLALAAVLLLAAATTDARKSSPAPPAKQEPRIEEVTAKQLERVLDEKDFVAVYWYARSCVTCDKVLDELEKIDDDTDTFGVDFVKINDKRLAKQYGITKFPALTYFREKEPIIYEGDLMDEESVLDFLTSLEAMDLPDRIEEVNQKILAKIIEDTDYVAVLFCPDHKSCGPSNNKPECKKCAKALQELENIDDEADQLGIGFVKIHDEELAEEYSLGDLPRLVYYRHQIPIIYEGELSREEDVLEWLIANKSTGDEEDVIEDVTAKTLNTLIGNVDHLVVLFYDHGEEESMTVLGELEKIDDDCDRHGIQFVKIDDQKAARAFGIDNMPSIVYFEKQIPNVYDGDLENEEEILEWLVDQLEKDEIEDVTDEMLDRLIKDGKTVAVLFYDNNDRKSQKVLNELENIDDECDQLGIAFVKIDNDEEAKEYGIEKIPTLLYFEKGIPTYYEGNLEEEEKVLEWLKHQAESDEIEDITDEMLDLIIEKMPYVAVLFYDKDHKKSQKILVELENIDDECDQNDIAFVKIDDDKEAKEYGIETIPTMVFFEKGIPHMYEGDLMKEEELLGWLLHQKRHSEIPEVTDEMMDKLIESTPYLAVIFYDKDDKQDIRILNELENIDDELEKEGIVIVRMDNEAEAKEFGIDHLPTLIYFEENIPAIYEGDLMNEDEVLEWLIEQKNSATIEEVTDEILADLIEEHEYVVVYFSGNCEEGEECDNILDELENIDDELDETGIIFVTTEDILLAKKYGIKTFPTLVFFRNKDPLIYKGDIEDEDEVLAWLTDEDTLEIPGKIEEVNAKMLEKILEENDHIVVFFYKEGDKKSQKILSELENIDDECEEKDIDFVKTSDDGIDKEYDLPDLPALAFYRHKFRTIYEGDLMHEEAILKWVLELHDSQPDIIENVDRKTLKALINDVEHLAVFFYSEDCDTCEDILEELETIDDDTDKHGIQFVKSKDSKLASDIGIFSFPALVYYETGVPIMYDGDLLDESEVLDWMVKQKEDESIEEIDRDKLFKYIESKEFLAVIFYKEEDPESPRILRHVELIDDEAAEYGIKIAKCSDRLMAKKYGFRNPPGITYFRKTKYINYDGDIDDEEEILDWLTNPENMELTDHIEKVNRKMFQKIRQTSDYVAVFFYSNDCKQCPRVLAEIEHIDDDADSAGINFVKIDDRQMAKEYGVFALPAVLFFKLGSKDPVIYAGDLYDEQQLLSWLLTQKNPAGDIIEALEGQDLLDLIQESSSLAVYFYMEIPDGPDCDQCAGILEELENIDDDCDRHGIKFVKTQDYSIAESYGVTDFPVLVYFEHNVPNVYEGLLAEEEEVLQWLITQKTEDRIELITRVMLEKMVEETQYLAVYFYKLNCHICDHILEGLESIDDECDVYGIHMVKIQDPQLAKRYSIKTFPAMVYFRNGNPLLFEGDLQNEESILEWLVDDDNRELADEIESVNERMLERLLYESHLLVVFFYDDEDCPECTEILEALEQIDGEVDQYGIDFVKIASPEAAATYNIVHIPSLVYFRKQVPMLYDGDLHQVDRVLQWLTSQDVFEIKNEIEEVNRKMLDKLLEENEFLAVYFYEKSSESRAVLDKLENIDSETDNLDITFVKMQDPRYARKWGVTRLPAIVYFRKRFPSIYRGDLMSEEEVLEWLRKNRFRQPELNIFMYALIALSIAFIMYTAFLLQCFKPAPPAPAQHPKQA from the exons ATGGCTCGGTGGCCGCTCGCTCTGGCGGCGGTGCTGCTGCTCGCCGCCGCGACGACCGACGCGCGCAAGTCGTCCCCCGCCCCCCCGGCCAAACAGGAGCCCCGCATCGAGGAGGTCACCGCAAAGCAGCTGGAGCGAGTGCTCGACGAGAAGGACTTCGTGGCGGTGTACTGGT ATGCAAGAAGCTGTGTGACATGCGATAAAGTGCTCGACGAACTAGAGAAGATTGATGACGACACGGACACCTTCGGGGTAGACTTCGTCAAGATCAATGACAAGCGGCTGGCGAAACAGTATGGCATCACGAAATTTCCCGCCCTCACGTACTTCCGTGAGAAGGAACCGATCATTTACGAAG GAGATCTCATGGACGAAGAAAGCGTCCTGGATTTCTTGACGAGTTTAGAAGCAATGGACCTTCCTGACCGGATAGAAGAAGTGAACCAAAAGATCCTAGCGAAAATCATCGAAGATACAGACTATGTAGCGGTTCTCTTCT GTCCCGATCACAAAAGTTGCGGCCCGTCAAACA ACAAGCCAGAATGCAAGAAATGCGCGAAAGCTCTTCAAGAACTGGAGAACATCGACGACGAGGCCGACCAGCTTGGTATCGGATTCGTGAAGATCCACGATGAGGAATTAGCCGAGGAGTACAGTCTTGGAGATCTGCCAAGACTAGTGTACTACAGGCATCAAATACCTATTATCTACGAAG GTGAATTAAGCAGGGAGGAAGATGTGCTCGAATGGCTAATCGCTAACAAATCTACTGGGGACGAGGAAGACGTTATCGAAGATGTCACTGCAAAAACCCTGAACACACTGATCGGAAACGTCGACCACCTTGTTGTGCTGTTTT ATGACCATGGCGAAGAGGAATCAATGACCGTCCTCGGTGAGCTAGAGAAGATAGATGACGACTGCGACCGCCACGGCATACAGTTCGTCAAGATTGATGACCAAAAAGCCGCGCGAGCATTCGGGATCGACAATATGCCCTCCATCGTCTACTTCGAAAAGCAAATTCCTAACGTTTACGACG gtGATCTTGAGAATGAAGAAGAAATTCTGGAATGGCTCGTGGACCAATTAGAGAAGGACGAAATCGAAGATGTAACTGATGAAATGTTGGATCGCCTCATCAAGGACGGCAAGACTGTTGCCGTCCTCTTCT ATGATAATAACGACCGTAAGTCTCAGAAGGTGCTAAACGAACTGGAGAACATCGATGATGAATGTGACCAACTCGGCATTGCGTTTGTGAAAATAGACAATGATGAGGAAGCTAAAGAATACGGCATTGAAAAGATACCCACGCTTTTGTACTTTGAAAAGGGCATCCCTACTTATTATGAAGGAAATTTGGAAGAGGAGGAGAAAGTCCTCGAATGGCTGAAACATCAAGCTGAAAGTGACGAAATTGAAGACATAACCGACGAGATGCTCGACCTGATCATAGAAAAAATGCCGTACGTCGCCGTTCTGTTCT ACGACAAGGATCATAAGAAAAGTCAGAAGATTTTAGTTGAGCTGGAAAACATCGATGACGAGTGCGATCAGAATGACATCGCTTTCGTTAAGATTGATGACGACAAAGAAGCCAAGGAGTACGGTATTGAAACTATTCCAACGATGGTGTTCTTCGAGAAAGGCATTCCGCACATGTATGAAGGTGACTTGATGAAAGAGGAAGAGTTGTTGGGATGGCTGCTTCATCAGAAACGTCACAGCGAAATTCCCGAAGTGACTGATGAGATGATGGACAAACTTATCGAAAGCACTCCTTATCTCGCTGTTATTTTCT ATGACAAGGACGACAAACAAGACATCAGAATCCTAAACGAATTGGAAAACATTGACGATGAACTAGAAAAAGAAGGCATTGTCATCGTAAGGATGGATAACGAGGCTGAAGCAAAGGAATTTGGTATCGACCACCTCCCGACCTTGATTTACTTCGAAGAGAACATCCCAGCGATCTACGAGGGTGATTTGATGAATGAAGATGAAGTGCTAGAATGGCTCATTGAGCAGAAGAACAGCGCTACTATTGAAGAGGTTACCGACGAAATCTTGGCTGATTTGATTGAGGAACACGAATACGTTGTTGTGTACTTTA GTGGTAACTGTGAAGAGGGCGAGGAGTGCGACAACATCCTGGACGAGTTAGAAAACATTGACGACGAGCTCGACGAGACAGGCATCATCTTCGTCACCACTGAGGACATCTTGCTCGCTAAAAAGTACGGCATCAAGACCTTTCCCACACTCGTGTTCTTTAGAAACAAGGACCCTCTTATTTACAAAG GTGATATCGAAGATGAAGATGAAGTGTTGGCATGGCTAACTGATGAAGACACTTTGGAAATTCCTGGCAAAATCGAAGAAGTCAATGCCAAAATGTTGGAAAAAATCTTGGAAGAAAACGACCACATCGTTGTCTTCTTCT ACAAAGAGGGTGACAAGAAATCGCAGAAGATCCTGAGCGAATTAGAAAACATCGATGATGAATGCGAAGAGAAAGACATTGATTTCGTAAAGACCTCTGATGATGGAATCGACAAGGAATATGACCTTCCCGACCTCCCAGCTTTGGCCTTTTACAGACACAAGTTCAGGACAATTTATGAAGGAGATCTAATGCATGAAGAGGCTATCCTCAAGTGGGTGTTGGAGCTTCACGATTCACAGCCTGATATCATTGAGAACGTAGACAGGAAGACTTTGAAGGCCCTCATCAACGATGTTGAACATCTAGCCGTGTTTTTCT ATAGCGAAGACTGTGATACTTGTGAGGACATTCTTGAAGAGCTGGAGACAATAGACGACGACACAGACAAACACGGCATTCAGTTTGTCAAGTCTAAGGACTCTAAACTCGCTTCTGATATTGGAATATTCAGCTTCCCAGCGTTGGTATATTACGAAACGGGAGTtccaattatgtatgacg GAGATCTATTGGATGAGTCTGAAGTACTGGATTGGATGGTAAAGCAAAAAGAAGACGAGAGCATAGAGGAAATAGATAGAGACAAGTTATTCAAATACATTGAATCAAAGGAATTCTTGGctgttatatttt ATAAAGAAGAAGATCCAGAAAGCCCCAGAATTCTGCGACACGTGGAGTTGATAGACGACGAAGCAGCGGAGTACGGTATAAAAATAGCTAAATGCAGCGATAGACTTATGGCCAAGAAGTACGGATTCCGTAATCCGCCGGGCATTACATACTTTAGGAAAACTAAATACATCAACTATGATGGGGATATTGACGATGAGGAAGAAATATTGGACTGGCTGACTAACCCTGAAAACATGGAGCTCACAGATCATATTGAAAAAGTTAACAGAAAAATGTTTCAGAAGATAAGACAGACATCGGATTACGTTGCTGTCTTCTTTT ACAGTAATGACTGCAAACAGTGTCCCAGAGTGCTTGCTGAAATCGAACACATTGATGATGATGCCGATTCTGCTGGAATTAATTTCGTGAAGATTGATGATAGGCAAATGGCGAAGGAATATGGAGTTTTCGCTCTACCTgctgttttgtttttcaaattggGCTCTAAAGATCCAGTCATATATGCAG GTGATTTGTATGACGAACAGCAACTATTGAGTTGGTTGCTGACTCAGAAGAATCCAGCAGGGGATATAATAGAAGCACTGGAGGGACAAGACTTGTTAGATCTCATACAAGAGTCAAGTTCACTCGCAGTTTACTTCT ATATGGAAATTCCAGATGGTCCCGACTGCGATCAATGTGCCGGAATCTTGGAGGAGCTTGAGAACATTGACGATGATTGCGACAGGCACGGAATCAAATTCGTAAAGACTCAAGATTACTCTATCGCTGAATCTTATGGTGTCACTGACTTCCCTGTACTCGTTTACTTCGAACATAATGTGCCAAATGTATACGAAGGCTTATTAGCTGAGGAAGAAGAAGTGCTGCAATGGTTGATAACGCAGAAAACTGAAGATCGAATTGAACTTATCACCAGAGTTATGCTTGAGAAGATGGTAGAGGAAACGCAGTACTTGGCCGTGTATTTCT ataaattaaattgtcaCATCTGCGACCATATCCTTGAGGGATTGGAAAGCATTGACGATGAGTGCGATGTATACGGCATCCACATGGTAAAGATTCAAGACCCCCAACTGGCTAAGAGATATTCTATCAAGACCTTCCCAGCTATGGTTTACTTCAG GAACGGTAATCCACTTCTTTTTGAGGGAGACCTGCAAAATGAAGAATCCATTTTGGAATGGCTTGTTGATGATGATAACAGGGAGCTGGCTGATGAGATTGAATCAGTCAACGAAAGAATGTTAGAGAGACTTCTCTACGAATCACATTTGCTTGTTGTTTTCTTTT ATGACGATGAAGATTGTCCAGAATGCACGGAAATACTTGAAGCACTGGAACAGATTGATGGAGAAGTAGATCAATATGGTATAGATTTCGTAAAGATCGCGAGTCCTGAAGCCGCTGCCACGTACAACATCGTCCACATACCATCTCTGGTATATTTCAGGAAGCAAGTGCCCATGCTTTATGATGGAGATTTGCATCAAGTGGACAGAGTACTGCAATGGCTCACTTCTCAGgatgtttttgaaattaaaaacgagATTGAGGAAGTGAATAGGAAGATGTTGGATAAACTGTTGGAAGAGAATGAATTCCTGGCTGTTTACTTCT atgAAAAGTCCTCTGAGAGTCGAGCAGTTCTGGACAAACTCGAGAACATTGATAGTGAGACTGACAACCTAGACATCACATTCGTGAAGATGCAGGACCCGCGCTATGCTCGCAAATGGGGCGTCACCCGTCTACCGGCTATCGTCTATTTCAGGAAACGATTCCCAAGCATATACCGAG gcGACCTGATGTCAGAAGAGGAAGTACTAGAATGGCTGCGCAAAAACAGATTCAGACAGCCAGAGCTGAACATTTTTATGTACGCTTTGATAGCTTTATCGATAGCGTTCATAATGTACACTGCATTCTTACTACAGTGCTTCAAGCCCGCGCCGCCTGCTCCTGCTCAGCATCCCAAGCAGGCGTGA
- the LOC115445721 gene encoding uncharacterized protein LOC115445721 isoform X2: MARWPLALAAVLLLAAATTDARKSSPAPPAKQEPRIEEVTAKQLERVLDEKDFVAVYWYARSCVTCDKVLDELEKIDDDTDTFGVDFVKINDKRLAKQYGITKFPALTYFREKEPIIYEGDLMDEESVLDFLTSLEAMDLPDRIEEVNQKILAKIIEDTDYVAVLFYKPECKKCAKALQELENIDDEADQLGIGFVKIHDEELAEEYSLGDLPRLVYYRHQIPIIYEGELSREEDVLEWLIANKSTGDEEDVIEDVTAKTLNTLIGNVDHLVVLFYDHGEEESMTVLGELEKIDDDCDRHGIQFVKIDDQKAARAFGIDNMPSIVYFEKQIPNVYDGDLENEEEILEWLVDQLEKDEIEDVTDEMLDRLIKDGKTVAVLFYDNNDRKSQKVLNELENIDDECDQLGIAFVKIDNDEEAKEYGIEKIPTLLYFEKGIPTYYEGNLEEEEKVLEWLKHQAESDEIEDITDEMLDLIIEKMPYVAVLFYDKDHKKSQKILVELENIDDECDQNDIAFVKIDDDKEAKEYGIETIPTMVFFEKGIPHMYEGDLMKEEELLGWLLHQKRHSEIPEVTDEMMDKLIESTPYLAVIFYDKDDKQDIRILNELENIDDELEKEGIVIVRMDNEAEAKEFGIDHLPTLIYFEENIPAIYEGDLMNEDEVLEWLIEQKNSATIEEVTDEILADLIEEHEYVVVYFSGNCEEGEECDNILDELENIDDELDETGIIFVTTEDILLAKKYGIKTFPTLVFFRNKDPLIYKGDIEDEDEVLAWLTDEDTLEIPGKIEEVNAKMLEKILEENDHIVVFFYKEGDKKSQKILSELENIDDECEEKDIDFVKTSDDGIDKEYDLPDLPALAFYRHKFRTIYEGDLMHEEAILKWVLELHDSQPDIIENVDRKTLKALINDVEHLAVFFYSEDCDTCEDILEELETIDDDTDKHGIQFVKSKDSKLASDIGIFSFPALVYYETGVPIMYDGDLLDESEVLDWMVKQKEDESIEEIDRDKLFKYIESKEFLAVIFYKEEDPESPRILRHVELIDDEAAEYGIKIAKCSDRLMAKKYGFRNPPGITYFRKTKYINYDGDIDDEEEILDWLTNPENMELTDHIEKVNRKMFQKIRQTSDYVAVFFYSNDCKQCPRVLAEIEHIDDDADSAGINFVKIDDRQMAKEYGVFALPAVLFFKLGSKDPVIYAGDLYDEQQLLSWLLTQKNPAGDIIEALEGQDLLDLIQESSSLAVYFWNKTLCEICNSKAMKKMRKKEREDDEEGLEQEDGPDCDQCAGILEELENIDDDCDRHGIKFVKTQDYSIAESYGVTDFPVLVYFEHNVPNVYEGLLAEEEEVLQWLITQKTEDRIELITRVMLEKMVEETQYLAVYFYKLNCHICDHILEGLESIDDECDVYGIHMVKIQDPQLAKRYSIKTFPAMVYFRNGNPLLFEGDLQNEESILEWLVDDDNRELADEIESVNERMLERLLYESHLLVVFFYDDEDCPECTEILEALEQIDGEVDQYGIDFVKIASPEAAATYNIVHIPSLVYFRKQVPMLYDGDLHQVDRVLQWLTSQDVFEIKNEIEEVNRKMLDKLLEENEFLAVYFYEKSSESRAVLDKLENIDSETDNLDITFVKMQDPRYARKWGVTRLPAIVYFRKRFPSIYRGDLMSEEEVLEWLRKNRFRQPELNIFMYALIALSIAFIMYTAFLLQCFKPAPPAPAQHPKQA; encoded by the exons ATGGCTCGGTGGCCGCTCGCTCTGGCGGCGGTGCTGCTGCTCGCCGCCGCGACGACCGACGCGCGCAAGTCGTCCCCCGCCCCCCCGGCCAAACAGGAGCCCCGCATCGAGGAGGTCACCGCAAAGCAGCTGGAGCGAGTGCTCGACGAGAAGGACTTCGTGGCGGTGTACTGGT ATGCAAGAAGCTGTGTGACATGCGATAAAGTGCTCGACGAACTAGAGAAGATTGATGACGACACGGACACCTTCGGGGTAGACTTCGTCAAGATCAATGACAAGCGGCTGGCGAAACAGTATGGCATCACGAAATTTCCCGCCCTCACGTACTTCCGTGAGAAGGAACCGATCATTTACGAAG GAGATCTCATGGACGAAGAAAGCGTCCTGGATTTCTTGACGAGTTTAGAAGCAATGGACCTTCCTGACCGGATAGAAGAAGTGAACCAAAAGATCCTAGCGAAAATCATCGAAGATACAGACTATGTAGCGGTTCTCTTCT ACAAGCCAGAATGCAAGAAATGCGCGAAAGCTCTTCAAGAACTGGAGAACATCGACGACGAGGCCGACCAGCTTGGTATCGGATTCGTGAAGATCCACGATGAGGAATTAGCCGAGGAGTACAGTCTTGGAGATCTGCCAAGACTAGTGTACTACAGGCATCAAATACCTATTATCTACGAAG GTGAATTAAGCAGGGAGGAAGATGTGCTCGAATGGCTAATCGCTAACAAATCTACTGGGGACGAGGAAGACGTTATCGAAGATGTCACTGCAAAAACCCTGAACACACTGATCGGAAACGTCGACCACCTTGTTGTGCTGTTTT ATGACCATGGCGAAGAGGAATCAATGACCGTCCTCGGTGAGCTAGAGAAGATAGATGACGACTGCGACCGCCACGGCATACAGTTCGTCAAGATTGATGACCAAAAAGCCGCGCGAGCATTCGGGATCGACAATATGCCCTCCATCGTCTACTTCGAAAAGCAAATTCCTAACGTTTACGACG gtGATCTTGAGAATGAAGAAGAAATTCTGGAATGGCTCGTGGACCAATTAGAGAAGGACGAAATCGAAGATGTAACTGATGAAATGTTGGATCGCCTCATCAAGGACGGCAAGACTGTTGCCGTCCTCTTCT ATGATAATAACGACCGTAAGTCTCAGAAGGTGCTAAACGAACTGGAGAACATCGATGATGAATGTGACCAACTCGGCATTGCGTTTGTGAAAATAGACAATGATGAGGAAGCTAAAGAATACGGCATTGAAAAGATACCCACGCTTTTGTACTTTGAAAAGGGCATCCCTACTTATTATGAAGGAAATTTGGAAGAGGAGGAGAAAGTCCTCGAATGGCTGAAACATCAAGCTGAAAGTGACGAAATTGAAGACATAACCGACGAGATGCTCGACCTGATCATAGAAAAAATGCCGTACGTCGCCGTTCTGTTCT ACGACAAGGATCATAAGAAAAGTCAGAAGATTTTAGTTGAGCTGGAAAACATCGATGACGAGTGCGATCAGAATGACATCGCTTTCGTTAAGATTGATGACGACAAAGAAGCCAAGGAGTACGGTATTGAAACTATTCCAACGATGGTGTTCTTCGAGAAAGGCATTCCGCACATGTATGAAGGTGACTTGATGAAAGAGGAAGAGTTGTTGGGATGGCTGCTTCATCAGAAACGTCACAGCGAAATTCCCGAAGTGACTGATGAGATGATGGACAAACTTATCGAAAGCACTCCTTATCTCGCTGTTATTTTCT ATGACAAGGACGACAAACAAGACATCAGAATCCTAAACGAATTGGAAAACATTGACGATGAACTAGAAAAAGAAGGCATTGTCATCGTAAGGATGGATAACGAGGCTGAAGCAAAGGAATTTGGTATCGACCACCTCCCGACCTTGATTTACTTCGAAGAGAACATCCCAGCGATCTACGAGGGTGATTTGATGAATGAAGATGAAGTGCTAGAATGGCTCATTGAGCAGAAGAACAGCGCTACTATTGAAGAGGTTACCGACGAAATCTTGGCTGATTTGATTGAGGAACACGAATACGTTGTTGTGTACTTTA GTGGTAACTGTGAAGAGGGCGAGGAGTGCGACAACATCCTGGACGAGTTAGAAAACATTGACGACGAGCTCGACGAGACAGGCATCATCTTCGTCACCACTGAGGACATCTTGCTCGCTAAAAAGTACGGCATCAAGACCTTTCCCACACTCGTGTTCTTTAGAAACAAGGACCCTCTTATTTACAAAG GTGATATCGAAGATGAAGATGAAGTGTTGGCATGGCTAACTGATGAAGACACTTTGGAAATTCCTGGCAAAATCGAAGAAGTCAATGCCAAAATGTTGGAAAAAATCTTGGAAGAAAACGACCACATCGTTGTCTTCTTCT ACAAAGAGGGTGACAAGAAATCGCAGAAGATCCTGAGCGAATTAGAAAACATCGATGATGAATGCGAAGAGAAAGACATTGATTTCGTAAAGACCTCTGATGATGGAATCGACAAGGAATATGACCTTCCCGACCTCCCAGCTTTGGCCTTTTACAGACACAAGTTCAGGACAATTTATGAAGGAGATCTAATGCATGAAGAGGCTATCCTCAAGTGGGTGTTGGAGCTTCACGATTCACAGCCTGATATCATTGAGAACGTAGACAGGAAGACTTTGAAGGCCCTCATCAACGATGTTGAACATCTAGCCGTGTTTTTCT ATAGCGAAGACTGTGATACTTGTGAGGACATTCTTGAAGAGCTGGAGACAATAGACGACGACACAGACAAACACGGCATTCAGTTTGTCAAGTCTAAGGACTCTAAACTCGCTTCTGATATTGGAATATTCAGCTTCCCAGCGTTGGTATATTACGAAACGGGAGTtccaattatgtatgacg GAGATCTATTGGATGAGTCTGAAGTACTGGATTGGATGGTAAAGCAAAAAGAAGACGAGAGCATAGAGGAAATAGATAGAGACAAGTTATTCAAATACATTGAATCAAAGGAATTCTTGGctgttatatttt ATAAAGAAGAAGATCCAGAAAGCCCCAGAATTCTGCGACACGTGGAGTTGATAGACGACGAAGCAGCGGAGTACGGTATAAAAATAGCTAAATGCAGCGATAGACTTATGGCCAAGAAGTACGGATTCCGTAATCCGCCGGGCATTACATACTTTAGGAAAACTAAATACATCAACTATGATGGGGATATTGACGATGAGGAAGAAATATTGGACTGGCTGACTAACCCTGAAAACATGGAGCTCACAGATCATATTGAAAAAGTTAACAGAAAAATGTTTCAGAAGATAAGACAGACATCGGATTACGTTGCTGTCTTCTTTT ACAGTAATGACTGCAAACAGTGTCCCAGAGTGCTTGCTGAAATCGAACACATTGATGATGATGCCGATTCTGCTGGAATTAATTTCGTGAAGATTGATGATAGGCAAATGGCGAAGGAATATGGAGTTTTCGCTCTACCTgctgttttgtttttcaaattggGCTCTAAAGATCCAGTCATATATGCAG GTGATTTGTATGACGAACAGCAACTATTGAGTTGGTTGCTGACTCAGAAGAATCCAGCAGGGGATATAATAGAAGCACTGGAGGGACAAGACTTGTTAGATCTCATACAAGAGTCAAGTTCACTCGCAGTTTACTTCT GGAACAAAACGTTATGCGAAATTTGCAATTCGAAAGCAATGAAAAAGATGAGAAAAAAAGAAAGGGAAGACGACGAAGAGGGACTGGAGCAAGAGG ATGGTCCCGACTGCGATCAATGTGCCGGAATCTTGGAGGAGCTTGAGAACATTGACGATGATTGCGACAGGCACGGAATCAAATTCGTAAAGACTCAAGATTACTCTATCGCTGAATCTTATGGTGTCACTGACTTCCCTGTACTCGTTTACTTCGAACATAATGTGCCAAATGTATACGAAGGCTTATTAGCTGAGGAAGAAGAAGTGCTGCAATGGTTGATAACGCAGAAAACTGAAGATCGAATTGAACTTATCACCAGAGTTATGCTTGAGAAGATGGTAGAGGAAACGCAGTACTTGGCCGTGTATTTCT ataaattaaattgtcaCATCTGCGACCATATCCTTGAGGGATTGGAAAGCATTGACGATGAGTGCGATGTATACGGCATCCACATGGTAAAGATTCAAGACCCCCAACTGGCTAAGAGATATTCTATCAAGACCTTCCCAGCTATGGTTTACTTCAG GAACGGTAATCCACTTCTTTTTGAGGGAGACCTGCAAAATGAAGAATCCATTTTGGAATGGCTTGTTGATGATGATAACAGGGAGCTGGCTGATGAGATTGAATCAGTCAACGAAAGAATGTTAGAGAGACTTCTCTACGAATCACATTTGCTTGTTGTTTTCTTTT ATGACGATGAAGATTGTCCAGAATGCACGGAAATACTTGAAGCACTGGAACAGATTGATGGAGAAGTAGATCAATATGGTATAGATTTCGTAAAGATCGCGAGTCCTGAAGCCGCTGCCACGTACAACATCGTCCACATACCATCTCTGGTATATTTCAGGAAGCAAGTGCCCATGCTTTATGATGGAGATTTGCATCAAGTGGACAGAGTACTGCAATGGCTCACTTCTCAGgatgtttttgaaattaaaaacgagATTGAGGAAGTGAATAGGAAGATGTTGGATAAACTGTTGGAAGAGAATGAATTCCTGGCTGTTTACTTCT atgAAAAGTCCTCTGAGAGTCGAGCAGTTCTGGACAAACTCGAGAACATTGATAGTGAGACTGACAACCTAGACATCACATTCGTGAAGATGCAGGACCCGCGCTATGCTCGCAAATGGGGCGTCACCCGTCTACCGGCTATCGTCTATTTCAGGAAACGATTCCCAAGCATATACCGAG gcGACCTGATGTCAGAAGAGGAAGTACTAGAATGGCTGCGCAAAAACAGATTCAGACAGCCAGAGCTGAACATTTTTATGTACGCTTTGATAGCTTTATCGATAGCGTTCATAATGTACACTGCATTCTTACTACAGTGCTTCAAGCCCGCGCCGCCTGCTCCTGCTCAGCATCCCAAGCAGGCGTGA